TTTTGTTGGACTGGGAGTTTATGTAGATATACCGAGGTACTTTCTCTCAATCATCGATCACTAAAACCTGGAACTTTGAGTAATACTTTCCAGCAACATGAAATAGTACCAGCAAGCGGAATTTAATGTTTCTCTATTGACTGACAGTCTGGTTATAATATCTAACCAAGGTGTTCATTTTTCCTCTCAATAAATTCCACTTCAAGTTTCATGAGATCTCTCCCGTGCATTTCAAAAAGTTCGTGGAGAGTATGCATGCTTCCTTTACTTTTCATTTCTTGAAGATTTTTGTAAATGAAATGTGAGATCAGTTGTTGAATTGTTTGGATCTGAATTAAACTTATATAAGAAAGCTGTTTGCAGAATGCTTACATTCCATGCTAGGATCTTAagagaaaccctaaccctaatcctAATGGACTGTATCAAAATGAGACCTACAAAGAAGCTTAAATAGAtaccaaatataaaatttatactATGCATTACTCCAAACCATGGAAATGGATCAATATGTCCCCCTACTACTACGCAACATTATAATAACATCCTTATACCCTAAAAACTAATAGAAACACTCTGAAGCCCTAAGTCCAATAATTATGCattactaaaataaatatattgaacTTTAGATATAGTCAAGCTCCAAGTGGATCACGTTGCAGTTTCAATGAAAGTCTTTGATAAAGTTGTGGTAGTTATGTGCCATTCCATGGAGAGATGTAAAGGACACATGGAATACTGTGGCACATTCTACTTGGATTAGCACACCTTTGATATTAGTTTGTCGCCTATTATTTCTCAGATTGTCAATTGACTCTTGGCTTTAGCTTGCACACCAAAATTAAAGAGAAGCAAGATTTTCTAAGCAAGACACGTACAACAATATAAGAACAACCATGCACCAAATAAGAAGATACAATAAAAGATATAAAAGAACAGGACCATTTCCCAGGCTTCAGATATGCAATAAAGAGCTAGCCATTATAGGGGGGGTGGGGTATACgtgaataaaaaatgaaaggataAAAAACTACAGATGACATATTAGCCAGAACATTAAAATTGGGGCATCAGGAAAACAAatagataaattaaaataaatttgtttgcCAGTACCTCTTGAGGATAGGCTTTGAATATGGGTAAAAACCGGTTCTGGCAGTACTCATTGAAAAGAAGTGTGAGAACTGGAAGAGGAACAATTAAACTGGCAGCTAAAGGAACCTTCTTAAGCCCAAATATACCAATAGCAATAACATGCATCAGTAccaaagaaaatattgttgaaTAGTGCACTATAGGCCAAAGCTTTCCACCAGTTTCATACTTGGGTGCAAACACGTTCAATAGCTGTGCAAAAATTTCAGTAAAAACAGTTAATAAAAAGTAGGTTAAAAACattggaaaataataatattacctCCTCAACCAAAATTTAACATTATAAATGGAAGGGAATATCAAGTAAGTAGTACAAACAAGTCCTTCAAAACTCAGCACTCTCAAAAATCTTGCTTTCTGATTAAAACTTTCGTAAGGATGGTGACAGTTCCATATGGATCCCATACAAGTCTTAATGGTTCATTCCAATTGCCCTTATCCCCATAATGGTTCATTCCGATTGCCCTTATCCCCATAGCGTAGCTAACAAATAatagtgctctctctctctgttgggGGTTGGTGTAAGGTTGGGGCGAcactatttatatttatattgaaaaGGGAGGAGCACAAAAAGTGATTAACCCTTTGCACCAATATACTTATGTTACACAATATGCAATTTGGAACTTCAAATTGTTTTCCAACTGAAactcttttcatatttttcagagggactaaaaaatatttcatggaataaattttttacaccagtattatttgcttcttttgtttAGCTTCTCTGCACTTATCAATGAtatgaattacttataaaaaaaataaaactgaattttatttttccaaaaaagaaagtatCAATGTATCTTTGTTACGAAAAAGATCATCCGACAAACCAAAGGGAAAGCAAAATCCAAAATGAAGAGTAGAAACACCTCCAATTACATATGTTCATTGTCTCATCACTTGTTTTCAGGTTTTAGAATTGGATAAAAGTGATTAGTTCTAGACATTTAAGGTCAAACAACtcaattaacataaaaataatataatcaaattcatatttctaaatatatataaaaataaaaaataaaaaaataaaaaaataaaaaccacccaaagtttttattttgtatatttggTTAGGCCATACATCAATTAGTGACTTGAATAACTTGACTACAATCTTAGATTTGTTTACGCATGCAATAGGATTGGTAAATCAAGGTGGGTAGCATCGTGAAAGGTGCACATAAAAAacttgtttttccttttctttcttcttctattaGAGAtggagcctttttttttttggtgctacGTAAATAAGAGAAGATGGGTGAGTGAAGCTCATAAGTGAAAGAATGACTTGAAGATTTAAAAAGGAAGGCATTCCACTAACCTGGTTGCGGTAGATGATGTATCCCATACAATAGTAAACCAAGAGAAATGGCAGAATTAGAGGAGCAAGGAAGAAGTATGTTACACCAAGAAGTCCAAAGAAGAGAATCTTGGGAATTACACTGTGGTAAGGAATTGATGGAACCTCAAATTCATCACCAGCTTTTCCAGTAAATACTCTTTTGAAGTAACTGCGCAAAAGGGGAGTCAATCGAAAGAGTTCTGATGATGATAGACTCGTCCATCCAGATGTCACAACATAGGCAATGAAGAATGATGCCTGCATCAAAGTAAAGAACCCATTTCTTATCGTCAATCATAGTTTAAAGAAATGGTTTCAACAGTTTAGGCCAACATTTAAAGCCAAAAGGATATTTCCTGAAAATTGATACAGGCTGAGTGCTAATTAATGatagattatttttatgttcatCACTTTTCAATTGGAAGATAATAGAGATAAACCCACCActcacttgaaaaaaaaaaaaaaaaaggagataaggaaaagaagaagataaaacaatTGCGTGCAGCATCTTCATACTAGACCCTAGAGAGTGAAACTGTTATAAAATCTGCATATCCAGAATAACATTTGGTGCACAGAAAACCGCATCATTGGATGAGTCTTCCAAAGATTAATAACGTCAACTACCTCAAGTACTCAAGCATGCATAAAGAGATCTCAACTCAGTACAAGACAATGTTAGCCAAGTTACTTGAAACTTTTTAACAGCAAGGATGAAATATAATGCGTCAGGTTTGCAAATCCTTAAATGACCGTAATCTTAAACCAATTCAAAGTCATTGCCTTAATCACTGTGTTCCCTTCTGAACCAAAGTTCCACTTTCATTGCAGCTATTAAGAATGAGTTACACTTGGCAAAGACCATAACCCTTTATTATTTGAATAGATGAAATAGCAAAATGCAGTTTGAGAATTAGGCATACACACCACAACTTTAAGTTGGCAATGATGACGTTGCAACATAGGGAACATCTCTATGAACTGAGTTTAGCCTTTTACTTATTtacagaaaaatatataaatcttAATAGAAATATTCCAAAGATTTCCAAACTATTAATGGAAATATCTACTCACCTGTCCCGGAACAGCTTCAGCTAGTACGCTGGGAATCTCTTTGGGCTCAAGGAAGATATTGACCTGGTAGAGAGCTGATCCTGATAGTACATTTGCAAAGAAAATGTTCCATATAGTAAACCACAATACTTTGATACATGCACTTTTTTCTATTCGACTGTGAGAGATATATCCTTGGATGGAGGAAAACATTATCATGATGGGTGGCACAAAAGACAGGAACATCTGAAGAATGAGACTTGGAAGATATCCTGTTATCACTTGACTGACAACGGTTCTGCAAATCAACACAGCACATTCTTCTATCATATCTTAGAAAAgcctaaattttttaacaaaatatctGGCATGCTTCAATTTTGGAAGAATGAGATTCAATCACTAAAAAAAGCAGGATTTCCACTTACAGATCTAGTATGCTTTCCAGAAAAGGGAACCAGGTCTCCAATTGATCAAGATTAGTAAGACCTTGAACTAATACAACTGGAATAAGAAATAGAATTGTAAGAGAAACACATGCAATAAACACCACCAGCTTGCAGATCCAACTTTTTGTGTAAGAAGCAGAGAAGAAAGGCCAGTGAACATCTTGAGGTTCAGGAGCTCGCTCAGTGAGCCACTCTGTAGGTTTGACTCCTTGTTGGATGTGTAATGCTACTGCAGCACCAAGCCGTGACTTGAATGACACAAAGGCAGCAGGAACTTCCTATGAAAGTTGAAAGGCAAACAAGAAAACTTAGCGCTATTAGATATCATCTTCTATTAACTCAATTAATATAGAAGTCATCTATTGGAGTGAATAGAAAGTATGCATGTCAATGCACACATACCTAAAGTTAGAATGTGGTCAGCATTGTAAAATTCAACAGATATGGAAACTTTatgcaatcaatttttttttttgtttttgtttttaaacatCATTCTATTCACATCAACACTAGCTTACTGATTGATATTGACAAAAGTGGAagcaaaggaaaataaagaaaagaagcaatGATGTCTTCTTTTCTACAAAATCAGCAAGCTATCAAATAGCTTCTACACAAAAGTAACTAAAAGTTTCAATAGTTCACCATTCAAAGTTGTTTTCTCATTACATTCAGTCCTCTTTTATAATAGAGGATACAGAactac
This window of the Corylus avellana chromosome ca5, CavTom2PMs-1.0 genome carries:
- the LOC132180438 gene encoding CSC1-like protein HYP1, giving the protein MILSALLTSVGINLCLCFLFFVLYSILRKQPGNITVYAPRLVAEGETQQRGQFHLESLLPTAGWVKRAWQPSEEELLSDVGLDAVVFMRIFTFSLKVFTVGGIVGIFVLLPVNYLGDQLSHDISDLASKSLDSFSISNVTDGSNWLWIHFCAAYLFTGVVCYLLYYEYRYISAKRIAYFYSSKPQPHQFTILVRGVPVPSGSTCSETVESFFTENHPSTYLSLSVVHRSSKLQGLISDAEKLYRRIAHLKLKNHTPQEFKRDGFLGLFGRKVDVLDYYEKKLEDLQDNLRLEQSSLAGKEVPAAFVSFKSRLGAAVALHIQQGVKPTEWLTERAPEPQDVHWPFFSASYTKSWICKLVVFIACVSLTILFLIPVVLVQGLTNLDQLETWFPFLESILDLTVVSQVITGYLPSLILQMFLSFVPPIMIMFSSIQGYISHSRIEKSACIKVLWFTIWNIFFANVLSGSALYQVNIFLEPKEIPSVLAEAVPGQASFFIAYVVTSGWTSLSSSELFRLTPLLRSYFKRVFTGKAGDEFEVPSIPYHSVIPKILFFGLLGVTYFFLAPLILPFLLVYYCMGYIIYRNQLLNVFAPKYETGGKLWPIVHYSTIFSLVLMHVIAIGIFGLKKVPLAASLIVPLPVLTLLFNEYCQNRFLPIFKAYPQECLVKKDREDLNEPSIAEFYKELVTAYKGPTLMPIQYPGSSDGRNSPLLLHAAQV